The DNA sequence TGGCGATACGCCGGGATGGCGGCGTCGGCGTTGGTCGGCGTCGCTGTGTCGGCATTCGTGGGGCGGCGATGAAAGAGCAGCTGAACGTCCCGCGCGCGGAGTTCCAGTCCTACTACGGACGTCAGATCCTCAAGACGCCGGTGTGGAACTGGATGATCGCGGCGTACCTGTTCGCCGGCGGGCTGTCGGCCGGGTCGGCGCTGCTTGGCGCGGGGGCCGACCTGACGGGCCGGCCTCAGCTGCGCAAGGTGTCGCGGGTCGGATCGCTGGTGAGTCTGGTGGCGAGCATGTACTTCCTGATCGGCGACCTCGGTCGGCCCGAGCGGTTCCACCACATGCTGCGGGTGGCCAAACCGAGTTCGCCGATGAGCATGGGCACGTGGATCCTCGGCGCCTACGGTCCGGGAGCCGGAGTGGCCGCGGTCGCGGAGCTGATGCCCGCCCGCATGCGCCGGACCCGGCCGGGGCGGCTGCTGGCCGCGGCGGCCCGGCCTGCGGGGCTCGAAGCGGCCGCGGTCGCGCCGGGGGTGGCGTCCTACACCGCGGTGCTGTTGTCGCACACCGCGGTTCCCGCCTGGCACGACGCGCACCCCTACCTGCCGTTCGTCTTCACCGGGTCGGCGGCGGCCAGCGGCGGCGGGCTGGGCATGCTGCTGGCTCCGATGGCGGAGTCGGGCCCGGCGCGACGGATGGCGGTCGCGGGCGCGGCACTCGAGGTGGCGGCGTCGCGGACGATGGAGCGCCGGATCGGGTTCGTCGGGCAGGCCTACACCAGCGGCCGGGCGCACCGGTTGCGGCAGTGGTCGGAGATCCTCACGGTCGGCGGGGCCGCCGGAGCGGTGCTCGGCCGCCACCGGGCGGTGGTCGCCGTGTCCGGCGCGGCGCTGCTCGCCGGTAGCGCACTGCAGCGGTTCGGGGTGTTCGAGGCCGGTGTCGAGTCGACGAAGGACCCGAAATACGTCGTGGTGCCGCAACGTGCGCGGCTCGCCGCCGGTGAGCAGGCGCGCGGCGACGCACCGGGGACGCAGTTCCCCCGGTTCACCGCGACCGTGCGGCGGGCGCGTACCGCAGCGGCCCGCACCCTGACGCGGACGCGCTGACCGTCACAGGTGGGTGGCGGCGAATCCCGCACCGGCAGCGACCATCCCGTTGAACGGATACGAGCCGTGGGCGGTCGTGTTGCCGCCGGGCCCGCAGACCGGGTCACCGGGTGCGCACAGTTCGATGGTCCTGGCCGAGTACAACGGTCCGGTCACCACGGGCGGCATCGCGTACTTCTGCAGGAACGGGCCCGACGGCTTGCCGAGCAGCACGACGGCCGCGACGTTGTCGGCGACGTCCGGGGCGAGCGGCGGCGGCATCGGGGCGGGCGTCACACCCTGCGGCACCGCGTCTCCGGTCACGAATCCCGACACCATCGCCCCCTGCGAGAAGCCGCCCAGCACGAGGCGCGTGTTGGGGCAGATCACCGACATGACCTGCACCCGATTCGACGCGTCGCGGATACCGTCGACCACCGTCCGCGGGAAGTCCGGGCTGGTGAAGTCCTGGCTGGCCGGATAGTTCACCGCGTACACGCCCAGTGTCCGCCAGCCGATCTGGGACCGCAGCGAGTCGACGAAGGCCTGCCCCGTCCCGCCGA is a window from the Mycolicibacterium litorale genome containing:
- a CDS encoding cutinase family protein, whose product is MNVIATWKAAGRLVQGTGAALALTCAGLAGGAVAPASAQPCPDVEVIFARGTAEPPGVGGTGQAFVDSLRSQIGWRTLGVYAVNYPASQDFTSPDFPRTVVDGIRDASNRVQVMSVICPNTRLVLGGFSQGAMVSGFVTGDAVPQGVTPAPMPPPLAPDVADNVAAVVLLGKPSGPFLQKYAMPPVVTGPLYSARTIELCAPGDPVCGPGGNTTAHGSYPFNGMVAAGAGFAATHL
- the nrfD gene encoding NrfD/PsrC family molybdoenzyme membrane anchor subunit, whose amino-acid sequence is MKEQLNVPRAEFQSYYGRQILKTPVWNWMIAAYLFAGGLSAGSALLGAGADLTGRPQLRKVSRVGSLVSLVASMYFLIGDLGRPERFHHMLRVAKPSSPMSMGTWILGAYGPGAGVAAVAELMPARMRRTRPGRLLAAAARPAGLEAAAVAPGVASYTAVLLSHTAVPAWHDAHPYLPFVFTGSAAASGGGLGMLLAPMAESGPARRMAVAGAALEVAASRTMERRIGFVGQAYTSGRAHRLRQWSEILTVGGAAGAVLGRHRAVVAVSGAALLAGSALQRFGVFEAGVESTKDPKYVVVPQRARLAAGEQARGDAPGTQFPRFTATVRRARTAAARTLTRTR